From one Luteolibacter sp. SL250 genomic stretch:
- a CDS encoding DUF4209 domain-containing protein yields MSEEYSFPTLEEIDSVGWESAVSSAELPICHKFSRIFFDQFRAHQDQKEIVPAKVYRFLGQISSMSLDAGSVDSPLGPAMVTTTGRTTDVGDFDDVALSTIQGLMGKATIPALRARLGDIVWIRKKDHGGAMVAAVAYLEEFKMLDALNKWVWAITNLERGFSLARILGSKNPLFQDYVDFILNRLTELQNSCDDAFCARLLSMLVEQRSGDAKVLAQIAESIGTRLEQAASDFLARQYFDIAVSCFEWAKEDENARRIKRLKGDSLVRLAEKCVSNGQGYFSATHHLAVGIECLRQGRDEADRIQRLHKMLLDWQSKSLDEMQTHTHETNVSEMIEIAQKNVSGKSLQGAVFAMAMGHNPIDTEALRKRVLNQIDEFPMASIFDVTMMDSDGRVVANKQSVFNASEEHKEAAIEAEMFHQAAQIDWSLRSQAYIDVSRRQIWIEHRPTHKDLEFLVLQNPFIAPGHEALFLKGIVCGFRGEFDIAAHLLVPQIEESIRYVLRRAGHVTSKLDAKLIQQQRLLGTLLGMPETVEIFGKNHVFELRGLLCEKFGYDLRNKLAHGFLTYNACWGADVINLWWLVLRFLCIPLRVQDGNPGEEGASKPDTDPEA; encoded by the coding sequence ATGAGCGAAGAATATTCATTTCCAACACTTGAGGAGATTGATTCGGTGGGTTGGGAGTCGGCAGTCTCTAGTGCTGAGTTACCCATTTGCCATAAGTTCTCCAGAATCTTCTTTGATCAGTTTCGTGCCCATCAAGATCAAAAAGAAATCGTTCCGGCGAAAGTATACCGCTTTCTTGGACAGATTTCTTCAATGAGCCTTGACGCAGGAAGTGTCGATTCACCATTGGGTCCAGCAATGGTTACTACGACGGGGAGGACCACGGATGTCGGAGATTTTGATGATGTTGCTCTATCGACAATTCAAGGGTTGATGGGGAAGGCGACTATTCCCGCTCTGCGGGCCCGTCTTGGCGATATTGTATGGATTCGGAAAAAGGATCACGGTGGAGCCATGGTTGCTGCGGTGGCCTACCTCGAAGAGTTCAAGATGCTTGATGCTCTGAACAAGTGGGTATGGGCGATAACGAATCTTGAGCGCGGGTTCAGTCTGGCGAGAATTCTCGGATCTAAGAACCCTTTGTTTCAGGATTACGTAGACTTTATTTTAAATCGTCTTACTGAGCTTCAGAATTCGTGTGATGACGCTTTTTGCGCCCGTTTGCTCTCAATGCTTGTAGAGCAACGTTCTGGAGATGCTAAAGTTCTAGCGCAAATTGCCGAGTCCATCGGGACACGCTTGGAACAAGCTGCTTCAGATTTCCTGGCCCGGCAGTATTTCGATATCGCAGTGAGCTGCTTCGAGTGGGCAAAGGAGGATGAGAACGCACGACGCATCAAACGATTAAAGGGGGACTCGCTTGTGCGTTTGGCCGAAAAATGCGTCAGCAATGGCCAAGGCTATTTTTCAGCTACTCATCACTTGGCTGTTGGTATCGAATGTTTGCGACAAGGTCGAGACGAAGCAGATCGAATCCAGCGACTCCACAAGATGCTCTTGGACTGGCAATCAAAGTCGCTAGACGAAATGCAGACACATACCCACGAAACGAATGTGTCCGAAATGATCGAAATTGCCCAAAAGAACGTTTCTGGGAAATCTCTTCAGGGGGCTGTCTTTGCAATGGCGATGGGCCATAATCCAATCGATACGGAAGCCTTGCGAAAGCGTGTGCTAAACCAGATTGACGAATTCCCCATGGCCAGCATTTTTGACGTTACGATGATGGATTCGGATGGGCGGGTTGTAGCGAACAAGCAGTCTGTATTTAATGCGAGTGAGGAACACAAGGAAGCTGCAATCGAAGCGGAAATGTTCCATCAAGCTGCGCAGATCGACTGGAGTCTTAGGTCTCAAGCCTATATTGATGTAAGCAGGAGACAAATTTGGATCGAACATCGTCCGACGCACAAGGATCTTGAATTTCTTGTTTTGCAGAATCCCTTTATTGCTCCAGGGCATGAGGCGTTGTTCCTGAAAGGTATCGTATGCGGGTTTCGCGGCGAGTTCGATATCGCAGCACATCTCTTGGTTCCACAGATTGAAGAAAGTATTCGGTATGTTCTCAGACGCGCAGGACATGTAACGTCAAAACTTGATGCGAAATTAATTCAGCAACAGCGTTTGCTAGGGACGCTTTTGGGCATGCCGGAAACAGTGGAAATATTTGGCAAAAATCATGTTTTTGAGCTGCGTGGATTACTCTGTGAGAAGTTTGGGTATGACCTAAGAAACAAACTCGCCCACGGCTTTCTCACATACAACGCGTGCTGGGGCGCTGATGTAATAAATCTCTGGTGGCTGGTGCTTCGCTTTCTGTGCATCCCACTTCGGGTGCAGGACGGCAATCCCGGTGAAGAGGGTGCCTCGAAGCCTGATACTGACCCCGAGGCATAG
- a CDS encoding type I restriction-modification system subunit M, translated as MPDSSSQAFLRELDKKLWTAADKLRSNLDAAVYKHAVLGLIFLKYVSDSFAERQKEIEAMLKDPENDFYMDPADHGGAAGYQKAIDQELEERDYYIEKNVFWVPALARWKTLQDSAKLPAGTEITVKNGKVSKYKITSTGKLIDDALEAVEKENPKLKNVLNKNYTQLQIDPANLAGLIDLIATIPFQHADLHAKDILGHVYEYFLGQFALAEGKKGGQYFTPKSIVSLIVEMIEPYQGRVYDPAMGSGGFFVQSERFIEEHGGIIGDIMVFGQESNPTTWRLAAMNMAIRGIDFDFGKEPADTFTRDQHPDLRADFVMANPPFNIKAWWDGKLEGDARWKYGTPPQGNANFAWVQHMLHHLAPNGSMALLLANGSMSSNSSGEGDIRRALIEADLVECMVALPGQLFTNTQIPACIWFLTKNKAKRSRPGAAALRDRRGETLFIDGRKLGFMKDRVLRDFAPEDVEKIAGKFREWRTGGYEDVSGFCKSATNQETALSGHILTPGRYVGAEDVENDGEAFEDKMLRLVTELNLQFTEAAKLEKTITGNLRGLGYEG; from the coding sequence ATGCCCGATTCTTCCTCCCAAGCCTTCCTCCGCGAGCTCGACAAGAAACTCTGGACCGCCGCCGACAAGCTGCGGTCGAACCTTGATGCCGCCGTTTACAAGCACGCCGTCCTCGGTCTCATCTTCCTCAAATACGTCTCCGATTCATTCGCCGAACGGCAGAAGGAGATCGAGGCGATGCTAAAGGATCCCGAGAATGACTTCTACATGGACCCCGCTGACCACGGCGGAGCTGCCGGTTATCAGAAAGCTATTGATCAGGAACTGGAGGAGCGGGACTACTACATCGAGAAAAACGTCTTCTGGGTGCCGGCGCTGGCGCGGTGGAAGACCTTGCAGGATTCCGCCAAGCTCCCGGCGGGAACCGAGATCACCGTGAAGAACGGCAAGGTCTCGAAATACAAGATCACTTCCACCGGCAAGCTCATCGACGACGCGCTGGAAGCCGTGGAGAAGGAGAACCCGAAGCTCAAGAACGTCCTCAACAAGAACTACACGCAGCTCCAGATCGATCCGGCGAACCTCGCGGGGCTCATCGACCTCATTGCCACCATCCCGTTCCAGCACGCGGACCTTCACGCGAAGGACATCCTCGGCCACGTTTACGAATATTTCCTCGGCCAGTTCGCCCTGGCGGAGGGGAAAAAGGGGGGGCAATATTTCACGCCCAAGTCGATCGTCAGTCTTATCGTGGAAATGATCGAGCCCTATCAGGGGCGCGTCTATGACCCGGCGATGGGCTCCGGCGGCTTCTTCGTCCAGTCGGAGCGCTTCATCGAGGAGCACGGCGGCATCATCGGTGATATCATGGTCTTCGGGCAGGAAAGCAATCCCACCACCTGGCGGCTGGCGGCGATGAACATGGCCATCCGCGGCATCGACTTCGATTTCGGCAAGGAACCGGCGGACACTTTTACCCGCGACCAGCACCCGGACCTCCGCGCGGACTTCGTGATGGCGAATCCGCCCTTCAACATCAAGGCATGGTGGGACGGCAAGCTGGAGGGCGACGCACGGTGGAAATACGGCACGCCGCCGCAGGGGAATGCCAACTTCGCCTGGGTCCAGCACATGCTCCACCACCTCGCGCCGAATGGCTCGATGGCGCTGTTGCTCGCCAATGGCTCGATGAGTTCGAATTCCAGCGGCGAGGGTGACATCCGCCGCGCCTTGATCGAGGCGGATCTCGTCGAGTGCATGGTCGCCCTGCCCGGCCAGCTCTTCACCAATACCCAGATTCCCGCCTGCATCTGGTTCCTCACGAAAAACAAAGCCAAGCGCTCCCGTCCCGGGGCCGCCGCCCTGCGCGACCGCCGCGGTGAAACGCTCTTCATCGACGGCCGCAAGCTCGGCTTCATGAAAGACCGCGTGTTGCGGGATTTCGCTCCAGAGGACGTCGAGAAAATCGCAGGGAAGTTCCGCGAATGGAGGACAGGTGGTTACGAGGATGTTTCCGGTTTTTGTAAATCTGCGACAAATCAGGAAACTGCCCTCAGCGGTCATATCTTAACTCCGGGTCGATATGTCGGTGCTGAAGACGTTGAGAATGATGGCGAAGCCTTCGAAGACAAGATGTTGCGTCTTGTGACTGAGCTAAATTTGCAATTTACCGAAGCTGCGAAACTTGAGAAGACCATCACCGGAAATCTGAGAGGACTTGGATATGAAGGGTAA
- a CDS encoding transposase, whose amino-acid sequence MTDVVWERMRMLLPEANSFGRPRCGDRDVLEGILRVLRTGARWRDIPKHLPSAATCWRRLRDWEEGEVWDNLWRAFIFQLDQQRLLDWQECFMDRIRSPA is encoded by the coding sequence ATGACCGACGTTGTCTGGGAGCGGATGCGGATGCTCCTTCCGGAAGCCAATTCATTTGGTCGGCCACGATGTGGCGACCGCGATGTATTGGAAGGAATCTTACGGGTGCTCAGGACCGGTGCGAGATGGAGGGACATCCCGAAGCATTTGCCAAGCGCGGCAACTTGCTGGAGACGCCTGAGGGACTGGGAGGAAGGCGAAGTCTGGGACAACCTCTGGCGCGCGTTCATCTTCCAGCTCGACCAACAACGCCTGCTCGACTGGCAGGAATGCTTCATGGACCGGATTCGCTCTCCGGCCTAA
- a CDS encoding right-handed parallel beta-helix repeat-containing protein, whose amino-acid sequence MALGLLLCMAGQAFALTRHAFWSGQGLDGQPSGELTAASFHMRPSVERAGTSITNTGGATSFTDFQGMIWTGSGTNSTPGHCFAWNPGSVTNSMTLSFNMSGLTNLAVRMDVRSAGTGRTTAFEGIDYSIDGGATFAPAQVNLTLTGMPSTNSFFGYSLDLSSLAGIENQWSVKIRFRIPDQGSGSSLRLDNIQVSAGTSWSPTDPIGPQFTAEEKISQRAAGSAILSQIRSAASNGAGTFTIPPGDYRFSGASGSNPVMQNLHHLRIVGTGATFWWDSPQTYGWEFWGCSNIEIIGLTLDCDPQPHAQGRITALDRVAGTVDMTVMDGYQMPTLGSNRATIFYRPDGTFIKRGPINGKAAIISGRSIRVTTVNLADVNVGDYMVISQRTAQFLVFKSCSNMLVQDVNMWSFAGMAVTENGGQGGNVYRRLKATRRPGTNRLHCFGADGLHMTNTGIGPRIEDCEVAYTSDDLINIHGTFGQVAERVNSRTFRVLGSPYTVGTRLDFWDEYSLEHLGFASVIQSSRVTDPAQIAEARSGTVSDYSPAVYDVILDGDVDAGDLDLIEHRQNVCEGFVVKDSYFHSTFNRAFLVNGSPSGLITGNTFERVHSGGINMGMETWRYMEGQFPSGTVIENNRLVDMPGIQVELNARGVPRTHRHRPVNDITIRNNYVENTIKVMQVDRVNILNNTLSIRNIPVNWTRPVVSESEYGASFGDAIFLSVVANANVAGNKVMWNNPGGEDVRVGPLGKNIWIDGLQQLEPVADSNTGWWLEGVQGDQGWRYGSADGVSVRNGIYYASMFQQFATQSGGRWREGTIPNLGRYDLQPSDSRAVVRRWVSPSTASTRAKGRVQTFGGTGNRTKIYLFLGGILKWSHDITTAEVYEFDVNLGVVYESIPVDFVIDSKGDATGDDTQLSVTMLRAPTGGEMPSQSSGLAGIPATTFDAWRHEVFDSEQLSDPDVSGAFADTNRDGLVNLLEYFLGRDPVGQNAARTLPLLRLSDETVEFIYTRRKSAAREMTDTVQWSATLTEGSWTDAGVIEEILNDDGVFQIVRASLAKDSELRRFFRLKVE is encoded by the coding sequence ATGGCTTTGGGCCTGTTGCTCTGCATGGCGGGGCAAGCGTTCGCTTTGACGCGCCATGCATTTTGGTCGGGTCAGGGGCTTGACGGTCAGCCATCCGGTGAACTTACAGCCGCGTCTTTTCATATGCGACCGTCGGTCGAGCGCGCAGGAACCTCAATTACGAACACTGGCGGCGCGACTTCGTTCACCGATTTCCAGGGGATGATCTGGACAGGTTCGGGAACGAATTCGACCCCTGGACACTGCTTTGCGTGGAACCCCGGATCGGTGACCAATTCAATGACGCTTTCGTTCAATATGAGCGGTCTAACAAACCTCGCCGTGCGTATGGATGTTCGGTCGGCGGGAACAGGTCGGACCACGGCGTTCGAAGGGATAGATTATAGCATAGACGGCGGCGCAACCTTTGCACCCGCGCAGGTGAACCTCACGCTGACGGGGATGCCGTCGACGAACAGTTTCTTCGGCTACTCGTTGGACCTATCAAGCCTGGCTGGGATAGAGAACCAGTGGTCCGTCAAAATTCGTTTTAGGATTCCGGATCAGGGTTCCGGCAGCAGCCTCCGGTTGGATAACATTCAGGTTTCCGCCGGAACAAGTTGGTCGCCGACGGACCCGATCGGGCCCCAGTTCACCGCCGAAGAAAAGATCTCACAACGGGCTGCTGGAAGCGCAATTCTCAGTCAAATACGCTCCGCAGCTTCGAACGGAGCGGGGACGTTCACCATCCCCCCGGGCGATTACAGGTTCAGCGGAGCCTCCGGAAGCAACCCCGTCATGCAGAATCTGCATCATCTACGAATTGTTGGGACTGGGGCCACCTTCTGGTGGGATTCACCCCAAACCTACGGATGGGAATTCTGGGGATGTAGCAACATCGAAATCATAGGTTTGACTCTCGATTGCGATCCTCAGCCACATGCGCAGGGGCGCATCACGGCCCTTGATCGCGTAGCAGGAACGGTGGACATGACAGTGATGGACGGATATCAGATGCCCACCCTGGGTTCGAACCGGGCGACCATTTTTTACCGTCCGGACGGGACGTTCATCAAGCGGGGCCCGATCAACGGAAAAGCCGCAATCATAAGTGGTCGATCAATCCGGGTAACCACCGTAAATCTCGCCGACGTCAATGTGGGGGACTACATGGTGATATCCCAGCGTACCGCGCAGTTCCTCGTGTTCAAGTCATGCTCGAACATGTTGGTGCAAGACGTCAATATGTGGAGTTTTGCGGGGATGGCGGTGACCGAGAATGGGGGACAGGGTGGGAACGTCTACCGTCGATTAAAGGCTACGCGCCGCCCTGGAACCAATCGGCTGCATTGCTTCGGGGCTGATGGACTCCATATGACAAACACTGGAATCGGCCCGCGGATCGAGGATTGTGAGGTAGCGTATACTTCGGATGATTTGATCAACATACACGGGACTTTTGGACAGGTGGCGGAACGGGTGAACAGCCGCACGTTTCGGGTGCTGGGAAGTCCTTACACGGTCGGAACTCGCCTGGATTTCTGGGATGAGTATTCACTCGAACATTTGGGGTTCGCCTCGGTGATACAGTCCTCTCGCGTCACAGACCCGGCACAGATCGCGGAGGCGAGAAGCGGTACCGTGTCGGATTATTCACCAGCCGTCTATGATGTCATTCTTGACGGTGATGTTGACGCCGGGGATCTGGACCTCATCGAACACCGTCAGAACGTCTGTGAGGGCTTCGTCGTGAAAGACTCCTATTTTCACAGTACTTTCAACCGAGCGTTTCTCGTCAACGGTTCCCCTTCGGGGCTCATCACCGGCAATACCTTCGAGCGCGTGCACAGTGGGGGCATCAATATGGGTATGGAGACGTGGCGATACATGGAAGGACAGTTTCCGAGCGGGACCGTGATCGAGAACAACAGGCTTGTCGACATGCCGGGCATCCAGGTCGAATTGAATGCGAGGGGCGTACCGCGCACTCACCGTCACCGACCGGTCAATGACATCACGATCCGCAATAACTATGTGGAAAACACGATCAAGGTGATGCAGGTGGACCGCGTAAACATCCTGAACAACACCCTTTCCATCCGTAACATTCCTGTCAACTGGACGCGTCCTGTAGTGTCCGAGAGTGAATACGGAGCCAGCTTCGGTGACGCGATTTTTCTCTCGGTCGTGGCGAACGCGAACGTGGCTGGTAACAAGGTTATGTGGAACAATCCCGGTGGAGAGGATGTTCGGGTGGGCCCTCTCGGTAAGAACATCTGGATCGACGGCCTCCAGCAGTTGGAACCCGTTGCGGATTCCAACACCGGCTGGTGGTTGGAAGGAGTTCAAGGGGATCAGGGATGGCGCTACGGTTCGGCGGATGGTGTGTCGGTGCGGAACGGAATCTATTACGCATCGATGTTCCAGCAGTTTGCCACTCAAAGCGGCGGCCGTTGGCGGGAGGGGACAATTCCGAATTTGGGCAGATACGACCTCCAGCCGAGTGATTCCCGCGCTGTGGTTCGTCGTTGGGTTTCGCCCTCTACGGCTAGCACGCGCGCCAAAGGACGCGTGCAGACCTTTGGAGGCACGGGGAACCGCACCAAAATTTACCTGTTTTTGGGCGGAATCTTGAAATGGTCCCATGACATCACGACTGCGGAGGTTTACGAATTCGATGTCAATCTTGGGGTGGTTTATGAGTCCATTCCGGTGGACTTCGTCATCGATTCGAAAGGAGATGCCACAGGAGACGATACCCAGTTGTCAGTGACGATGTTGAGGGCACCGACAGGAGGGGAAATGCCTTCGCAATCCAGCGGTCTTGCTGGTATTCCCGCCACCACCTTTGATGCTTGGCGTCACGAAGTATTCGATAGCGAGCAGCTTAGCGATCCGGATGTCAGCGGTGCCTTCGCCGACACGAACCGGGACGGGCTGGTGAATCTGCTCGAGTACTTCCTTGGACGGGATCCTGTCGGGCAAAATGCTGCCCGCACCCTGCCGCTTCTGCGTCTTTCGGACGAGACAGTAGAATTCATCTATACGAGAAGAAAATCCGCTGCCCGAGAAATGACGGACACTGTGCAATGGAGTGCAACGCTGACCGAGGGGAGTTGGACCGATGCCGGAGTAATTGAGGAAATTCTCAATGACGATGGAGTTTTCCAGATCGTAAGGGCAAGTCTTGCGAAGGATTCAGAGCTCAGAAGATTTTTTCGACTGAAGGTCGAATAG
- a CDS encoding restriction endonuclease subunit S — protein MKGNGEIIQLRDACSKIGSGSTPRGGKEAYKGGATSLIRSQNIYNDGFHRDGLVYISDEQSAELRNVEVEPKDVLLNITGDSVARCCQVAADILPARVTQHVAIIRPDPRILNADFLRYVLVSHEYQQRLLALASAGATRPALTKSMIEELDIPSPPLSQQKRIAYILGTLDDKIELNRQMNATLGSMARVLFQSWFVDFDPVRRNSDGEAQRPEDSLFPDSFEDSLLGSIPNGWRVKQLSELCTLGRGASPRPINDYMDGEVPWIKIADATAAAGPFLFETKERVKKLGAAKSVPVAPGDLILSNSATCGVPIFVEFHGCIHDGWLYFKDLHSISKLYLFHVLIELADHLINIADGSVQKNLNTNLVGQQNVLVPPREVLDAFELHASGWFSKIRANSLESRTLANLRDTLLPKLLSGEQTALPAFDPKP, from the coding sequence ATGAAGGGTAATGGGGAAATTATCCAACTTCGCGACGCTTGTTCGAAGATTGGTAGCGGATCCACACCTCGGGGTGGTAAGGAAGCTTACAAGGGCGGTGCAACGTCATTAATCCGAAGCCAGAATATCTACAATGATGGTTTTCATCGTGACGGCCTCGTATACATTAGCGACGAACAATCTGCAGAACTCCGAAACGTCGAAGTCGAACCAAAAGACGTATTGTTGAACATCACCGGCGATTCTGTTGCAAGGTGCTGCCAAGTCGCGGCAGATATATTGCCTGCCCGCGTGACCCAACATGTTGCAATCATTCGCCCGGACCCCAGAATACTCAATGCTGACTTTCTTCGATACGTTCTGGTTTCACACGAATACCAGCAACGACTGCTCGCTCTTGCTTCCGCTGGTGCAACGCGTCCTGCGCTGACAAAGTCAATGATTGAAGAGTTGGATATTCCATCTCCACCTCTATCTCAACAGAAGCGGATCGCCTACATTCTCGGCACGCTGGACGATAAGATCGAATTAAACCGCCAGATGAACGCCACGCTGGGGTCGATGGCTCGAGTCCTCTTCCAAAGCTGGTTCGTGGATTTCGATCCCGTTCGAAGAAACTCCGATGGCGAAGCCCAACGACCGGAAGACTCGTTGTTTCCTGATTCGTTTGAAGATTCTTTGCTCGGATCGATTCCAAATGGCTGGAGGGTCAAGCAATTGTCGGAACTTTGCACTCTCGGCCGGGGTGCATCGCCGCGACCCATCAACGATTACATGGACGGTGAGGTCCCATGGATTAAAATTGCAGACGCAACGGCCGCTGCCGGACCATTTCTATTTGAGACGAAAGAGAGAGTGAAGAAGTTAGGAGCGGCCAAAAGTGTTCCAGTTGCTCCCGGAGATTTGATCCTTTCGAACAGCGCCACCTGTGGCGTGCCGATCTTTGTCGAGTTCCACGGCTGCATTCATGACGGCTGGCTCTACTTCAAGGACCTCCATTCAATTTCAAAGCTCTACCTCTTCCACGTGTTGATCGAATTGGCCGATCACCTCATCAATATCGCAGACGGCTCCGTTCAAAAGAATCTGAATACCAACTTGGTTGGGCAGCAGAATGTCTTGGTGCCTCCACGCGAAGTTTTGGACGCATTCGAGCTTCATGCATCTGGGTGGTTCAGCAAGATCCGAGCAAATAGCCTCGAATCCCGCACCCTCGCCAATCTCCGCGACACGCTACTGCCGAAGCTTTTGTCCGGCGAACAAACGGCGCTACCTGCATTCGATCCCAAACCATGA
- a CDS encoding DUF4917 family protein, whose protein sequence is MKATRNCLILGNGASVALQGAASPLTYTSLYSEAEKRGLISRETSAIFNYFKSPDFEWVMRSVSHAFEINKALGIPDNKTTECYNSIKMALIECVQQVHPVRDLIRGHFPAMADFMKNFGTVFSLNYDLSVYWSIMEYNDPEDPIFKDCFGYGGSFNFNYESYREGSTLIFYPHGSLSLVTDLWGNEAKVTADPSGDLLSSISDKWTIGGKHPLFVSEGDVRKKLQAIRRSRYLNQVYTELSCPKDSAIIYGWACGEQDSHILAALGQARINRIGVSVYTGSGDYEEFCSRVKFSIKKIKGLETAQVDFFDSNGPGGWIAD, encoded by the coding sequence ATGAAAGCAACCCGCAATTGCCTCATCCTCGGCAATGGCGCTTCGGTCGCACTGCAAGGCGCAGCTTCTCCCCTGACTTACACGTCACTGTATAGTGAAGCGGAAAAGAGAGGACTGATCAGTCGAGAGACATCTGCCATTTTCAATTATTTCAAATCGCCGGATTTTGAATGGGTGATGAGATCTGTTTCCCACGCCTTCGAGATCAACAAAGCCCTTGGAATCCCCGACAACAAAACGACCGAATGCTACAATTCAATCAAAATGGCCCTGATTGAATGCGTTCAGCAAGTCCATCCCGTTAGAGATCTAATCCGAGGGCATTTTCCAGCAATGGCCGATTTCATGAAAAATTTCGGCACTGTCTTTTCCCTAAACTATGATCTTTCGGTCTATTGGTCGATCATGGAATACAACGATCCTGAAGACCCTATATTTAAGGACTGCTTCGGTTACGGAGGATCATTTAATTTTAACTACGAAAGCTACCGAGAGGGATCCACTTTGATTTTCTACCCTCATGGAAGCTTGTCATTAGTGACTGATCTGTGGGGGAATGAAGCCAAAGTGACCGCGGACCCCAGTGGAGATCTTTTGAGTAGCATTTCTGACAAGTGGACAATCGGCGGTAAACACCCACTTTTTGTCAGCGAAGGAGACGTGAGGAAGAAGTTACAGGCCATACGCAGAAGCCGGTATCTCAATCAGGTCTACACCGAACTCTCCTGCCCCAAGGATTCAGCAATCATTTACGGATGGGCCTGCGGAGAACAGGACTCCCATATTCTTGCTGCCTTGGGCCAAGCGAGGATTAACCGAATTGGGGTTTCAGTTTACACCGGATCTGGCGATTACGAAGAATTCTGTTCCAGAGTGAAATTTTCAATTAAGAAGATCAAAGGACTCGAAACTGCCCAGGTTGATTTCTTTGATTCGAATGGACCAGGTGGGTGGATTGCCGATTAG
- a CDS encoding DUF3883 domain-containing protein, giving the protein MIEITNPLTKKSGQGFGGLSAPDRKRVELRAMELGSAWLTTRGYRVRDTSASNPYDFEAEKGEERVKIEVKGTTSNLCDAILMTRNEVELHRIEKGQTALFIVYGIKISGLGDSRIASGGTLEVLWAWEIDSCVVEPTAYRVQLLRHRI; this is encoded by the coding sequence ATGATCGAAATTACAAACCCCCTCACGAAAAAGAGCGGGCAGGGGTTTGGGGGGCTGTCGGCTCCTGATAGGAAACGCGTCGAGCTCCGTGCCATGGAGCTGGGTTCCGCGTGGCTAACGACCCGTGGATATCGCGTGAGAGACACATCGGCATCTAACCCCTACGACTTTGAGGCCGAAAAGGGAGAGGAAAGAGTGAAAATCGAGGTAAAAGGTACCACGAGCAATCTGTGTGATGCCATCCTTATGACCCGAAATGAAGTTGAGCTCCACCGGATAGAAAAGGGACAGACCGCCCTCTTTATCGTTTACGGTATCAAGATCTCGGGGCTTGGCGATTCGCGCATTGCTTCGGGCGGGACGTTGGAGGTTTTATGGGCGTGGGAAATCGACAGCTGCGTAGTCGAACCTACGGCTTATCGCGTTCAACTTCTAAGACACAGAATATAG
- a CDS encoding response regulator transcription factor — translation MKSKGIHILVVDDHSVVREGLISIICAEPGFGVVGAASNGAEAIEAYDRLLPDVTIMDLRMPVLGGVEAIGIIRNKHPGAKILVLSNSIGDEDIHLALDSGAMGYIFKHSSIHEIVPAIRSVAEGNEWIPMDVSDQLRHRVAAGVLTSREREIVHLIMLGEANKEIGDRLGITEQTVKSHLRNILPKLQARDRTEAVTVALRRGIIHLPET, via the coding sequence ATGAAATCCAAAGGCATTCACATTCTTGTGGTGGACGATCACTCGGTCGTCCGTGAAGGGCTCATCAGTATAATCTGCGCGGAACCAGGTTTCGGGGTCGTCGGCGCTGCATCCAACGGAGCGGAAGCGATCGAAGCATATGATCGGCTTTTGCCAGACGTTACGATAATGGATCTGCGGATGCCCGTTCTTGGTGGAGTGGAAGCCATAGGCATCATCAGGAACAAACACCCGGGGGCGAAAATTTTGGTGCTGAGCAACTCGATCGGTGATGAGGACATTCATCTAGCCTTGGATTCGGGCGCAATGGGTTACATTTTCAAACACAGTTCGATTCATGAAATCGTTCCGGCAATCCGTTCGGTCGCGGAGGGGAACGAATGGATTCCCATGGACGTCAGCGATCAGCTGCGGCATCGGGTCGCGGCGGGAGTTCTCACCTCGCGGGAGCGTGAGATTGTCCATCTGATCATGCTCGGCGAGGCGAACAAGGAGATAGGGGATCGCTTGGGTATCACCGAGCAGACGGTGAAATCCCACCTACGCAACATTCTTCCCAAGCTCCAAGCCCGCGACCGGACCGAAGCGGTTACCGTGGCACTTCGTCGAGGTATCATTCATCTTCCCGAAACATGA